A genomic region of Gemmata massiliana contains the following coding sequences:
- a CDS encoding NADH-quinone oxidoreductase subunit B yields the protein MALTNLLPDFMIAPLDYLANMARKHSLWPMPFATACCGIELMATASSRYDIARFGSEAMRFSPRQCDVMIVAGRVAMKMVPVMQRIWLQMPEPKWCISMGACASSGGVFDTYAVVQGIDRFIPVDVYVPGCPPRPEQLIRSIIDLQEKIQRTGTIDAREFASRTAYEGPTALARELGADEAIVAPGDYNTATRLRSLPLAK from the coding sequence GTGGCGCTAACGAACCTGCTGCCGGACTTCATGATCGCCCCGCTCGACTACCTCGCGAACATGGCCCGCAAGCACAGTCTGTGGCCGATGCCGTTCGCGACCGCGTGCTGCGGGATCGAGCTGATGGCCACCGCGAGCAGCCGCTACGACATTGCCCGGTTCGGCTCCGAGGCCATGCGGTTCAGCCCGCGCCAGTGCGACGTGATGATCGTCGCGGGCCGCGTGGCGATGAAGATGGTGCCGGTGATGCAGCGCATCTGGCTGCAAATGCCAGAGCCGAAGTGGTGCATTAGTATGGGTGCCTGTGCTTCCAGCGGCGGCGTGTTCGATACCTACGCGGTGGTTCAGGGGATCGACCGATTCATTCCCGTGGACGTGTACGTTCCGGGGTGCCCGCCGCGGCCCGAACAGTTGATCCGCTCGATCATTGACTTGCAAGAGAAGATCCAGCGCACCGGTACCATCGACGCACGCGAGTTCGCGTCGCGCACCGCCTACGAAGGCCCGACCGCGCTGGCTCGCGAACTCGGAGCGGACGAAGCCATTGTCGCGCCTGGTGATTACAACACCGCCACCCGGTTGCGCTCGCTCCCGCTGGCAAAATGA
- the nuoF gene encoding NADH-quinone oxidoreductase subunit NuoF, producing MPAYEPVLLARINKPNSGKLEGYRADGGYATIERALKEKQPIDVITQVKDAGLRGRGGAGFPCGLKWTFLPKDHPGPIYLCVNADESEPCTYNNRILMEKDPHQVLEGIMLACYAIRSQKAFYYVRYEYGDSFRSLQAAIDELYAAKLLGQNILGSGFNLDIVLHRGAGAYICGEETGLIESLEGKRAWPRIKPPFPAIEGAFRKPTIVNNVETLACVTQIMKRGIDWFKSLGVPPDPKNPRDAGSYGPKLYTLAGHVEKPVCVEVPMGITLRDLVEKHGGGVWKGRKAKAVNPGGLSMGFVDVNAPLKGEDGKTEYDIPLDFNGPGRVGCLGLGTAAVTVIDDQTSMIDVLHNVCQFFSHESCGQCTPCREGTGWMLKITDRLRRGLGRKEDLDILIDVGDRIGIMPGTTICGLSDGAGWPVKTAIRKFRAEFEAAIKSGAKSKYAKSLALAGSH from the coding sequence ATGCCTGCATACGAACCCGTACTCCTGGCCCGCATCAACAAGCCCAACAGCGGCAAGCTGGAGGGGTACCGCGCCGACGGCGGGTACGCCACCATCGAGCGCGCGCTGAAGGAAAAGCAGCCGATCGACGTCATCACGCAGGTGAAGGACGCCGGGCTGCGCGGGCGCGGCGGCGCGGGGTTCCCTTGCGGTCTCAAGTGGACGTTCCTGCCGAAGGACCACCCGGGACCGATCTACCTGTGCGTCAACGCGGATGAGTCCGAGCCGTGTACGTACAACAACCGCATCCTGATGGAGAAAGACCCCCACCAGGTGCTCGAAGGGATTATGCTGGCGTGCTACGCCATCCGGTCCCAGAAGGCGTTCTACTACGTCCGCTACGAGTACGGGGACTCGTTCCGCTCGCTCCAGGCGGCCATCGACGAACTGTACGCGGCCAAACTGCTCGGCCAGAACATTCTGGGCAGCGGGTTTAACCTCGACATCGTACTGCACCGCGGCGCCGGGGCGTACATCTGCGGGGAAGAGACCGGGCTGATCGAGAGCTTGGAGGGGAAACGCGCGTGGCCGCGCATCAAGCCCCCGTTCCCGGCGATCGAGGGCGCGTTCCGCAAGCCGACGATCGTGAACAACGTCGAAACGCTCGCGTGCGTCACACAGATCATGAAGCGCGGGATCGACTGGTTCAAGTCGCTCGGCGTGCCGCCCGACCCGAAGAACCCGCGCGACGCCGGGAGTTACGGTCCCAAGTTGTACACGCTCGCGGGCCACGTTGAGAAGCCGGTGTGCGTCGAGGTGCCAATGGGCATCACGCTCCGCGATCTCGTGGAGAAGCACGGCGGTGGCGTGTGGAAGGGCCGCAAGGCGAAGGCCGTGAACCCCGGCGGGCTGAGCATGGGGTTCGTGGACGTGAACGCGCCGCTCAAGGGCGAGGACGGGAAGACCGAGTACGACATTCCCCTGGACTTCAACGGTCCCGGGCGCGTCGGGTGCCTCGGACTCGGGACCGCGGCCGTTACCGTGATCGACGACCAGACCAGCATGATCGACGTGCTGCACAACGTCTGCCAGTTCTTCAGCCACGAGAGCTGCGGGCAGTGTACCCCGTGCCGCGAGGGAACGGGCTGGATGCTGAAGATCACCGACCGGCTCCGGCGCGGGCTCGGGCGCAAGGAAGATCTGGACATCCTGATTGACGTCGGCGACCGAATCGGCATCATGCCCGGTACAACGATCTGCGGGCTGTCGGACGGGGCCGGGTGGCCCGTGAAGACCGCGATCCGCAAGTTCCGCGCGGAGTTCGAGGCCGCGATCAAGAGCGGCGCGAAGAGTAAGTACGCGAAATCACTCGCCCTGGCCGGTTCACACTGA
- a CDS encoding NADH-quinone oxidoreductase subunit NuoE family protein, translating into MPALSPELREKIKAYIPKYPRKQAVTLPALHLVHDELRTVSNEAIVEIAEILELHPSEVHDTMTFYEFFKGEGQKLGTTRLWVCRGLACMLRGAYELIEHCEHKLGVSCGHATADGKITLEFAECIGACDGAPACLVNDVHAMNVTPEKADQLITELKLK; encoded by the coding sequence ATGCCGGCGCTGAGTCCTGAACTTCGCGAGAAGATCAAGGCGTACATTCCGAAGTACCCGCGCAAGCAGGCGGTGACGCTGCCGGCGCTGCACCTCGTTCACGACGAACTGCGCACGGTGTCGAACGAGGCCATCGTCGAGATCGCCGAGATCCTCGAACTGCACCCGTCGGAAGTTCACGACACGATGACCTTCTACGAGTTCTTCAAGGGCGAGGGCCAGAAGCTCGGTACGACGCGGTTGTGGGTGTGCCGCGGGCTGGCGTGCATGCTCCGCGGGGCTTACGAACTCATCGAGCACTGCGAACACAAGCTCGGCGTGTCGTGCGGTCACGCGACGGCCGACGGCAAGATCACGCTGGAGTTCGCGGAGTGCATCGGGGCGTGCGACGGTGCCCCGGCCTGCTTGGTGAACGACGTCCACGCCATGAACGTGACACCCGAAAAGGCCGACCAGTTGATTACGGAGCTGAAGCTCAAGTAG
- a CDS encoding GHMP family kinase ATP-binding protein, with protein sequence MIICRTPYRISFFGGGTDYPSWYRQHGGTVLATGIDKYCYLTCRHLPPFFEHRIRIVYRQIETCSAVDEIGHPVVREALKFLEIDRGVEIHHDGDLPARSGMGSSSAFTVGLLHALHALRGEMPTKHQLTKEAIHLEQNVLGETVGSQDQTIAAYGGLRHIRFQTDGEIEVSPVVLPAGRIAELKSNLMLVYTGIARTAADVARSYVPGLESRRRQLRIMKEMVDEAIEILTGGVNLIAFGELLHEAWLAKRSLSAEVSNAEVDGLYAAALDAGAIGGKLTGAGGGGFLLLFVPPERQADVLEALNGCVHVPFEFESAGSQIIFYEPGTDYEAADRARGQRRRTFKELTRPALSAEAQ encoded by the coding sequence ATGATCATCTGCCGGACGCCATACCGCATTTCCTTTTTTGGCGGCGGGACCGACTACCCGAGTTGGTACCGTCAACACGGCGGTACCGTCCTCGCCACCGGGATCGACAAGTACTGCTACCTCACCTGCCGCCACCTGCCGCCGTTCTTCGAGCACCGCATCCGGATCGTTTACCGGCAAATCGAAACGTGCTCTGCGGTGGACGAGATCGGCCACCCGGTGGTCCGCGAAGCGCTCAAGTTCCTTGAAATCGATCGCGGCGTCGAGATCCACCACGACGGCGACTTGCCCGCGCGCAGCGGAATGGGATCGAGTTCCGCGTTCACAGTGGGACTGCTGCACGCGCTCCACGCGCTCCGCGGCGAAATGCCGACCAAGCACCAGCTCACCAAGGAAGCAATCCACCTCGAACAAAACGTGCTGGGCGAAACGGTCGGGTCACAGGACCAGACCATCGCCGCCTACGGCGGGCTGCGCCACATCCGGTTCCAGACCGACGGCGAGATCGAGGTTTCGCCGGTGGTACTCCCGGCCGGGCGCATCGCGGAACTGAAATCGAACCTGATGCTCGTCTACACCGGCATCGCCCGCACCGCGGCCGACGTCGCCCGGAGCTACGTCCCGGGGCTTGAGAGCCGCCGGCGCCAGTTGCGGATCATGAAGGAGATGGTGGACGAGGCCATCGAGATCCTGACCGGCGGGGTGAACCTGATCGCGTTCGGTGAACTGCTGCACGAAGCATGGCTCGCCAAGCGCAGCCTGAGCGCGGAAGTCTCGAACGCCGAAGTGGACGGGCTGTACGCTGCGGCGCTCGATGCGGGTGCCATCGGCGGAAAGCTCACTGGCGCTGGCGGCGGCGGGTTCCTGCTGCTGTTTGTGCCGCCGGAGCGCCAGGCCGATGTACTCGAAGCGCTGAACGGCTGTGTTCACGTCCCGTTCGAGTTCGAGTCGGCCGGCAGCCAGATCATCTTCTACGAACCCGGCACCGATTACGAAGCCGCCGACCGCGCACGCGGCCAGCGCCGGCGCACGTTCAAGGAACTGACCCGCCCCGCACTCAGCGCGGAGGCGCAATGA
- a CDS encoding hybrid sensor histidine kinase/response regulator yields the protein MLANTKEGWQLSREVGRVDILVVDDEPANLLALEAVLADLGQNIIRAGSGDEALRRVLETDFAVIIMDLRMPGLSGFEAAQLIRTRSRSRSTPIIFLTAADGDGFSATEAYALGAVDYLTKPLVPMILRAKVAVFVELYQKTEALKAAERERAAVAVQESEERLKLAVDIARMGTFDIDLLTDVVVMNEPGRVLLGFASTQTTFARVQERFHPDDRDGVMSRVLAAFEPTGSGNFELEHRILRPSGEERWLRVRGQTFFTGAGSARKAVRCLGAFLDVTEAKRSEEALRASEEEFRTNFERAGVGKAHADPTTGQLVRVNAAFCTLMGYTTDELLKLTIREVTHPDERDASDERFGALMRGTVPQYAVEKRYVRKDGATIWVRVTATVVRTPAGVPIRACAIIEDITARKRAEAALAEESRRKDEFLAILAHELRNPLAPISNGLELLKMYPAGGPAAEKARTRMDRQLAHLIRLIDDLMDISRVSRGKLELRKDRVTVRMVVENALDASAPLLESAGHQISVTIPSEPLVLHADAVRITQIVSNLLNNAAKYTPPGGCVGLAVEREGGTAVIRISDSGVGLEADMLPKVFEMFTQVGKTLDRAQGGLGIGLALVKRLVEMHGGAISAESPGLGHGSTFTVKLPLAESTRTLP from the coding sequence ATGCTCGCTAACACCAAAGAGGGTTGGCAGTTGTCGCGTGAAGTGGGGCGGGTAGATATTCTGGTCGTCGATGACGAGCCAGCGAACTTGCTTGCGCTCGAAGCGGTGCTCGCCGATTTGGGCCAGAACATAATCCGGGCCGGGTCCGGGGACGAAGCATTACGCCGGGTTCTGGAAACCGACTTCGCGGTCATCATTATGGACCTGCGGATGCCGGGGTTGAGCGGCTTCGAGGCCGCTCAGCTCATCCGCACACGTTCCCGGTCCCGATCCACACCCATTATCTTCCTCACAGCCGCAGACGGAGACGGGTTCTCGGCCACCGAAGCCTACGCACTCGGCGCCGTCGACTACCTGACCAAACCGCTCGTCCCGATGATTCTTCGGGCGAAGGTCGCGGTTTTCGTCGAACTGTACCAGAAGACCGAGGCGCTGAAAGCGGCCGAGCGCGAGCGGGCGGCCGTGGCCGTTCAGGAGAGCGAGGAGCGGCTCAAACTGGCCGTGGACATTGCCCGGATGGGCACATTCGACATCGACCTCTTGACCGATGTCGTAGTGATGAACGAACCGGGGCGCGTACTGCTCGGGTTCGCGAGCACGCAAACCACGTTCGCCCGAGTTCAGGAGCGCTTCCATCCGGACGACCGGGACGGGGTGATGAGCCGGGTGTTGGCCGCGTTCGAGCCGACCGGGTCGGGAAATTTCGAGCTTGAGCACCGGATTCTCCGACCCAGCGGCGAGGAACGCTGGCTCCGGGTTCGGGGGCAAACGTTCTTCACGGGTGCCGGTTCCGCGCGAAAGGCGGTCCGGTGTTTGGGCGCCTTTCTCGATGTGACAGAGGCGAAGCGGTCCGAGGAAGCACTGCGTGCGAGTGAGGAAGAGTTTCGCACGAATTTCGAGCGAGCGGGCGTGGGGAAGGCGCACGCCGATCCGACCACCGGTCAACTGGTGCGTGTGAACGCGGCGTTTTGTACGCTCATGGGGTACACAACCGACGAGCTTCTCAAATTGACCATTCGCGAGGTCACTCACCCCGACGAACGGGATGCGAGCGACGAGCGCTTCGGGGCGCTAATGCGGGGCACGGTACCGCAATACGCGGTCGAAAAACGGTACGTGCGCAAGGACGGGGCTACGATTTGGGTTCGAGTGACGGCGACCGTCGTGCGGACCCCGGCCGGTGTGCCGATTCGGGCGTGCGCCATTATCGAAGACATCACGGCCCGGAAGCGAGCAGAAGCGGCTCTCGCGGAAGAGAGCCGGCGCAAGGACGAGTTCCTAGCGATCCTGGCCCACGAACTCCGGAACCCGCTCGCTCCCATTAGCAACGGGCTGGAGCTTCTGAAGATGTACCCGGCCGGTGGTCCCGCGGCCGAAAAAGCCCGCACGCGGATGGACCGGCAACTCGCGCACCTGATTCGGCTCATCGACGATTTGATGGACATTTCGCGCGTGAGTCGCGGGAAACTCGAACTCCGCAAGGACCGCGTTACTGTTCGGATGGTGGTCGAGAACGCTCTCGATGCCAGTGCGCCGCTGCTGGAATCGGCCGGCCACCAAATCAGCGTAACCATCCCGAGCGAACCACTCGTTCTTCACGCGGACGCGGTGCGGATCACGCAGATCGTGTCGAACCTGCTGAACAACGCGGCCAAGTACACACCTCCTGGTGGTTGCGTCGGACTGGCCGTCGAGCGGGAAGGGGGCACGGCCGTTATCCGAATCTCGGACTCGGGCGTCGGGTTGGAGGCCGACATGCTGCCCAAAGTGTTCGAGATGTTTACTCAGGTCGGCAAAACGCTCGATCGCGCTCAGGGTGGGCTCGGCATTGGGCTTGCGCTGGTCAAACGCCTGGTCGAGATGCACGGAGGTGCTATTTCCGCCGAAAGCCCCGGACTCGGGCACGGCAGCACATTCACTGTCAAGCTACCTCTCGCAGAGAGCACGCGGACGCTTCCGTAG
- a CDS encoding GDP-L-fucose synthase family protein, with product MNRDARIFVAGSDTLYGHALVDLLRAEGFTNLVGAGADEPNPTRPAAVESFFAATKPEVVFLCAGKSGGIGLNRSRPVELMRDNLLTTTTVLDAAHRYGVTKLLYLASSCAYPKHAPQPLAVESLGTGPMEPTSEAYSTAKFAGWKLCEAYRREYGCRFITGFPANAFGPNDDFSADGGHVIPALIRRAHDAKKQNAPELVVWGSGTPRREFVYSRDLARACLFVAEHYEGQEPINLGGGTDVSIADVARAVTDVVGFRGQLRFDATQPDGAPLKALNSTPLLEMGWRPETEFRAALAETYAWFLRHHTTEISSKFHVSSSVSRGR from the coding sequence ATGAACCGCGACGCTCGTATTTTCGTCGCCGGTAGCGACACCCTTTACGGACACGCACTAGTCGATCTGCTACGCGCGGAGGGGTTCACGAATCTGGTCGGCGCCGGGGCGGACGAGCCGAACCCGACGCGACCCGCGGCCGTTGAATCGTTCTTTGCCGCCACGAAGCCGGAGGTCGTGTTCCTCTGTGCCGGCAAATCCGGTGGGATCGGGCTGAACCGCTCGCGCCCCGTCGAACTGATGCGCGACAATCTGCTTACGACCACGACCGTTCTCGATGCCGCGCACCGGTACGGCGTGACGAAGCTCCTGTACCTCGCGAGTTCGTGTGCGTACCCGAAACACGCGCCGCAACCGCTCGCGGTGGAGTCACTCGGCACGGGACCGATGGAGCCAACGAGCGAAGCCTACTCAACCGCCAAGTTCGCCGGCTGGAAGTTGTGCGAGGCGTACCGCCGGGAGTACGGGTGCCGGTTCATCACCGGGTTCCCCGCAAACGCCTTCGGGCCGAACGACGATTTCAGCGCGGACGGTGGGCACGTCATCCCGGCTCTCATTCGCCGGGCACACGACGCGAAGAAGCAAAACGCGCCGGAACTCGTGGTGTGGGGGAGCGGAACCCCGCGCCGGGAGTTCGTGTACTCGCGCGACCTCGCCCGGGCGTGCCTCTTCGTCGCGGAGCACTACGAGGGCCAGGAGCCGATCAACCTCGGCGGCGGCACGGACGTGAGCATTGCGGACGTGGCCCGAGCGGTCACGGACGTGGTCGGGTTCCGCGGGCAGCTCCGGTTCGACGCGACGCAACCGGACGGCGCCCCGCTCAAGGCACTGAACTCGACCCCGCTCCTGGAAATGGGCTGGCGACCCGAGACGGAGTTCCGCGCCGCTCTCGCTGAAACTTACGCCTGGTTCCTGCGCCACCACACCACGGAAATCAGTTCCAAGTTCCACGTTTCAAGTTCCGTGTCGAGAGGGCGCTGA
- a CDS encoding NADH-quinone oxidoreductase subunit D, with protein sequence MPIEAATPVEDLAGADQEFLYTLNFGPQHPATHTTLRLILTLDGETIVKAVPDIGYLHSGFEKLGEDLDFNQYVTIVDRMNYISPVANEVAWHHTIEKLIGIEITPRCKYIRTILAELARISDHLLCVGAAALDLGALTAFLYAFNAREKVYNIIESTAGQRFHPSYTRVGGLMADISDDVVDLIRDFVKTFPKVHADIVRLLNRNRIFIDRTKGIGVLTKEEAINTSCSGPVARASGVVRDLRKDEPYLAYKDLAGAFKVVCGKGGDCYNRYLVRMGEMLESWKIIHAAVENLPTGPVNVDLNDKLTIPDKNATYRSIEGLIQHFELFMWNRRWETPTEEVYGAHETANGELGFYVVADGGGKAFRARTRPPSFIHFAVFPMMMEGHQISDVPAVLGSLNIIAAELDR encoded by the coding sequence ATGCCGATTGAGGCTGCTACTCCCGTTGAAGACCTCGCTGGTGCGGACCAGGAGTTCCTCTACACCCTGAACTTCGGGCCGCAGCACCCGGCCACGCACACCACGCTGCGCCTCATCCTCACGCTCGACGGGGAAACCATTGTTAAGGCCGTGCCCGACATCGGGTATTTGCACAGCGGGTTCGAGAAGCTCGGCGAAGACCTCGACTTCAACCAGTACGTGACCATCGTCGACCGGATGAACTACATCTCCCCGGTCGCGAACGAGGTCGCGTGGCACCACACGATCGAAAAGCTGATCGGGATCGAGATCACCCCGCGGTGCAAGTACATCCGCACCATTCTGGCGGAGCTGGCTCGCATCAGCGATCACCTGCTGTGCGTGGGCGCGGCCGCTCTCGACCTCGGGGCGCTGACCGCGTTCCTGTACGCCTTCAACGCCCGTGAGAAAGTCTACAACATCATCGAGTCGACCGCCGGGCAGCGGTTTCACCCCAGCTACACGCGCGTCGGCGGGTTGATGGCCGACATCTCCGACGATGTCGTTGACCTGATCCGCGACTTCGTGAAGACGTTCCCCAAAGTCCACGCGGACATCGTCCGGCTCCTGAACCGCAACCGCATCTTCATCGACCGCACGAAGGGTATCGGCGTGCTGACGAAGGAAGAGGCGATCAACACGAGTTGCTCCGGTCCTGTGGCGCGTGCGAGTGGTGTGGTTCGCGACCTCCGGAAAGATGAGCCGTACCTCGCGTACAAGGATCTCGCGGGTGCGTTCAAAGTCGTGTGCGGGAAGGGCGGGGACTGCTACAACCGCTACTTAGTCCGCATGGGTGAGATGCTGGAGTCGTGGAAGATCATCCACGCGGCCGTCGAGAACCTCCCAACCGGTCCCGTGAACGTCGATCTCAACGACAAGCTCACGATCCCGGACAAGAACGCAACCTACCGGAGCATCGAGGGGCTGATCCAGCACTTCGAGCTGTTCATGTGGAACCGCCGGTGGGAGACACCGACGGAAGAGGTGTACGGGGCGCACGAAACCGCGAACGGTGAACTCGGGTTCTACGTGGTTGCGGATGGAGGAGGGAAGGCGTTCCGCGCGCGGACGCGCCCGCCGTCGTTCATCCACTTCGCAGTGTTCCCGATGATGATGGAGGGGCACCAGATTTCCGACGTGCCCGCCGTGCTGGGGAGCTTAAACATCATCGCCGCCGAACTGGACCGTTGA
- a CDS encoding NADH-quinone oxidoreductase subunit C, translating to MPVLDTLNAKFAGAFTTSAFRDNQRVLVSAEKAPTVLFPLLKCLKDELGFDFLAELGGIDYLGYPDATDRFCVVYGLTNTATGERLFVKAFANDPDPELPSVVDLWRGADWMEREVYDMYGVRFPGHPDLRRILMPSEYTAYPLRKDYPLRGHGERHNFPTVTRADS from the coding sequence ATGCCGGTCCTCGACACACTCAACGCGAAGTTCGCCGGGGCGTTCACCACGTCCGCATTCCGCGACAACCAGCGCGTACTGGTGAGCGCGGAGAAGGCACCCACGGTGCTGTTCCCGCTCTTGAAGTGCTTGAAGGACGAGCTGGGGTTCGATTTTCTCGCGGAACTCGGCGGGATCGACTACCTGGGCTACCCCGACGCGACCGATCGCTTCTGTGTGGTGTATGGCCTGACGAACACCGCGACCGGCGAGCGCCTCTTCGTGAAGGCGTTCGCCAATGACCCGGACCCGGAGTTGCCGTCGGTCGTGGATCTCTGGCGCGGGGCCGACTGGATGGAGCGCGAGGTCTACGACATGTACGGCGTGCGGTTCCCGGGCCACCCGGACCTGCGCCGGATTCTGATGCCGTCGGAGTACACCGCGTACCCGCTCCGCAAGGACTACCCACTCCGCGGGCACGGCGAGCGGCACAACTTCCCGACCGTGACCCGGGCGGATAGCTGA
- a CDS encoding thiamine pyrophosphate-dependent dehydrogenase E1 component subunit alpha translates to MHARLFRSLYRIRRVEEEVARVYATDKIKSPVHLSIGQEAVSVGVCDALRADDVVFGTYRGHALYLAKGGDMNAMVAELYGKVTGCTRGKGGSMHLIDTECGVMGTSAVVGTTIANAAGYAYSLKLRRSDAVVVCFFGDGATEEGVFAETLNFAVLKRLPLLFVCENNGYAIHTSQAKRQGLPDICARARAYGMPAERLDGNDVLTLRDKAESAIAKLRAGEGPQFIEATTYRWREHVGPGADYHLGYREKSECAPWEENDAVRVLAEQIPTEQRAVIEAAVEREITTAFEFAETSPFPHPSELMTDIFTEDANDFAACQS, encoded by the coding sequence ATGCACGCCAGGCTATTTCGATCGCTGTACCGCATTCGCCGGGTCGAGGAGGAAGTCGCGCGCGTCTACGCGACGGACAAGATCAAAAGTCCGGTCCACCTCTCCATCGGTCAGGAAGCCGTTTCGGTCGGCGTGTGCGACGCCCTTCGCGCGGACGACGTGGTGTTCGGCACTTACCGCGGACACGCGCTGTACCTCGCCAAAGGCGGGGACATGAACGCGATGGTGGCAGAACTGTACGGCAAGGTGACCGGCTGCACCCGCGGTAAGGGCGGGTCGATGCACCTGATCGATACTGAGTGCGGGGTGATGGGCACGTCCGCGGTGGTTGGAACGACGATCGCGAACGCCGCCGGGTACGCCTACTCGCTGAAGCTCCGCCGGTCGGACGCGGTCGTGGTGTGCTTCTTCGGCGACGGTGCCACGGAAGAGGGCGTGTTCGCGGAAACGCTGAACTTCGCTGTTCTGAAGCGCCTGCCGCTCCTGTTCGTGTGCGAAAACAACGGCTACGCGATTCACACGTCCCAGGCCAAGCGTCAGGGGTTGCCCGACATCTGCGCTCGGGCACGGGCTTATGGCATGCCGGCCGAGCGGCTCGACGGCAACGACGTACTCACGCTCCGCGACAAGGCCGAAAGCGCGATCGCCAAGCTGCGTGCCGGTGAAGGACCGCAATTCATCGAGGCCACGACGTACCGGTGGCGCGAGCACGTCGGCCCGGGCGCGGACTACCACCTCGGATACCGAGAGAAAAGCGAATGCGCGCCGTGGGAAGAGAATGATGCGGTCCGCGTGCTGGCCGAACAGATCCCGACCGAACAGCGCGCCGTGATCGAGGCCGCGGTGGAGCGCGAGATCACCACGGCGTTTGAATTCGCGGAAACCAGCCCGTTCCCGCACCCGTCCGAACTCATGACCGACATCTTCACGGAGGACGCCAATGATTTCGCCGCTTGCCAAAGCTAA
- a CDS encoding NADH-quinone oxidoreductase subunit A, whose product MSVTPVQTPGGIEPAFDLTAYYPILIYAVVCVLFAVGAIAGTHLFPFKPRKPTKIKQMPYESGMDPVGSARMQFDIKFYLIAILFLVFDVELLFLYPWAVIAYGEGGDQTWRTVFGTVVFLEIMVFLVTFVIAYVYAWKKGVFQWR is encoded by the coding sequence ATGTCAGTCACCCCCGTTCAAACCCCCGGCGGCATCGAACCGGCGTTCGACCTCACCGCGTATTACCCGATCCTGATTTACGCGGTGGTGTGCGTCCTGTTCGCGGTCGGCGCGATTGCCGGAACTCACCTGTTCCCGTTCAAGCCGCGCAAGCCGACGAAGATCAAGCAGATGCCCTACGAATCGGGCATGGACCCGGTCGGTTCGGCGCGGATGCAGTTCGACATCAAGTTCTACCTGATCGCGATCTTGTTCCTCGTGTTCGACGTGGAACTGCTGTTCCTCTACCCGTGGGCGGTGATCGCCTACGGAGAGGGCGGCGATCAGACGTGGCGGACCGTGTTCGGCACCGTGGTGTTCCTCGAAATCATGGTGTTCCTGGTCACGTTCGTGATCGCCTACGTCTATGCATGGAAGAAGGGGGTGTTCCAGTGGCGCTAA